CTTTTGTTGAGCCGCTAAGGAACTGGTAACCTGTAGTTGTATCTAGGAAAACAACTGGACGATAATCTGGATGAATGTCTTTTCTCATCTTAAAAAATTCCTTTCTGCCATGACACTTAATGCATCATAGTTATTAACCATTCTAGTGTAACAAAACTTGAATGACTTGACAAGGCTTTTCTTTCCTTATTTTTTAAAAATCCTAAATCTCTTGGCAAACAGCGATGAGTTCTCGGAAAATAGCTTGATTTTCTTCTAAATTAGCTGAGTTGGCTCCGCTAGCAAGGGGATGCCCCCCTCCACCGTGACGCTTAGCAATGCCATTAATAATCTTTTCTTTACTGCGCATACGCACACGGTAGTTGCCGTCAGTTAACTCAACAAAAATAGCCCAAGCTTGAACGTTATCAATTTTACCAGGAGCACAGACAATGGCAGAGCTTTCTGCTAGGGTCACGTCAAAATGTTTTAAGGTTTCTTGGCTGACAAGGACATAAGCAGCCCCACTCTCATCAATTGTTAAATGCTCAAAGACGTAGCTTTGCAGCTTTGCTATTTTCAAAGGAAACGAATCCATTTGCCTTGAAATCGCAGCAAAGTCGAACTCGAAATGTCTGAGTTGGCTAGCAATGGAAAGGGTTTTACTAGTGGTTGAGGCATAAAGAAATCGCCCTGTATCACCAACGATACCGGTGTATAAGAGCTTAGCAGCCTTGTCAGAGAGAGTAAGATTCTGACTAAAGGCAAAGTCTGCAATGATTTCACTTGCGCTAGAAGCGCTTGTGTCCACATAATAGAAGTCACCATACACATCATCGTTGGGATGGTGATCAATCTTAATTAAGCACTTCCCCAGTGTGTAGCGCTCATCATCAATCCTTGGTCGATTCGCTGTATCTGTAATGATGACCAAAGCCTCTTTATAGTCTTTGTCAGTCACCTGATCCATTTGGCTAATCCAAGCTAAACTAGGCTCATCAAAACCAGTCATCAAAACCTTTTTGTCTGGGAAATTTTGTGCAATAATTTCTTTCAAGCCGGCCTGACTACCAAGAGCATCAGGGTCAGGATTTTGATGGCGATGGATAATAATAGTTTGGTGAGCTTTTATTTTATCTAAAATTGTTTCAAAAGTTGTTATCATGCTTTAATCTTTCTTTTTCAAAAAGAGGAAAATAACCGTTTAACATAGTCTTCAAAAAACGGTTTGTGTCATAGGGAGGTGTGCGTTATGTTAAGTGGCTAATGCTAGAATTTTTTAAGATTGTCAAAGACCATAAATTGACATTTTATCTGAAAATCATATCCTATTTTATTATAGCATAAAAGTAAGCTCTAGATAATGGTAAATTAATCTAGGAAGAAAAGAGGTTAGTTATCAGTTATGATACTATCAAAGCTAGTCTTGCAAATGCAAGTGAAAAAATAGTTTTTAAGTGTTTTAAGCAATCATATCAACCTTCTCGTTAAACAATTAGTGCTTTTCCTAAAAAAGTGTGCTAAAATAAACATAGTTTAGTAATTTTGGGAGGAATTTATGGCATTAGCAAAAATCGTTTATGCCAGCATGACGGGAAATACTGAAGAAATCGCTGATATCGTTGCAAATAAATTGCAAGAATTGGGCCATGATGTTGACATTGATGAGTGCACAACAGTTGACGCTTCAGAGTTTGAGAATGCTGATATCGCTGTCGTTGCGACTTATACTTATGGTGATGGTGACTTACCAGATGAAATCGTTGATTTTTACGAAGATTTACAAGATTTAGATTTAGAAGGTAAAATCTATGGCGTTGTCGGCTCTGGTGACACTTTTTATGACTATTTTTGCAAATCTGTTGATGACTTTTCAGAGCAATTTGCGCTTACTGGTGCCATCAAAGGTGCAGAGCCTGTCAAAGTAGACTTGGCAGCAGAAGATGAAGACATCGATCGTTTAGAGGCCTTTGCAGAGCAACTCTCACAGGCTGTTAATAATCTATAAAACTATTTAGTAAAAATGTCAGGGACTTCCTTGGCATTTTTAGATTTTTAACCTAAAATAAAGGGAATGTCACTTCAGGGTAGGAATTGAAAAAAACAATCAGCTTCACCTTGCTTCTGATCCTCTTATTAACTATAATAAAAAGATAATCTAATACATCTAGAAAAGGAAAGTTATGCGTTTAGAAAAGATACGACAAGAAATCAATGGTATTGATCACCACTTGGTTGCCTTATTAGAAAAGCGGATGGCACTTGTAGAGCAAGTAACAGCTTATAAACTAGCCAATCACTTGCCTGTCTTAGATCAGGCGAGGGAAAATCAGATCCTAGATAGGGTTTCTTATCTCGTTAAAGACCAAGCATTTGAGCCAGCTATCCATGAGACGTTTAAAACCATTATGTCTCTTTCACGGCAGTATCAAACGCAACACTTAACAGGTGGTGACATTAATGATTAAATCAATTGCAACACTGCCTAAACCTTCCTTGAAAGAAGTGTTAGGACTAGTAGGATTAGCACTTCCCATAGGGGGCGCGGTTGGAGTGGTTGATGTTATTTTTGGCAAAGGGCTTTTGTTTCTTTCCGAATATCGCGATCACCACCTTTTCTTGCTTCTTCCATTTCTTGCCCTAGCAGGCCTTGTTATCGTTTTTCTTTACGATAAGTTAGGCAAAGAGGTTCGTCAAGGGATGGGATTGGTTTTTCAGGTAGGGCATGGTCAAAAAAATCAGATTCCTCCTATTCTCATTCCTCTTATTTTGTTCTCAACTTGGGTAACCCACTTATTTGGAGCGAGTGCGGGTAGAGAAGGGGTAGCCGTTCAAATAGGAGCTACTATCTCTCATTATTGTCGGAGATTTGTGACTAGTCAAGAAGCCGCACGACATCTTTTGATTATGGGGATGGCAGCCGGTTTTGCAGGGCTTTTTCAAACGCCAATTGCTGCTGTCGTATTTGCCCTCGAGGTTTTATTAGTAGGAACGCTTCGTTATTCCGCTTTATTGCCTTCCTTAGTTGCTGCTTACGTGGCTTCTTGGACTTCCCATGCCTTGGGATTAGAGAAATTTACGATTGTTCTTGAAGAAACATTGACCATAACTCCCTTAACATTGGTTAAATTAATTGGGTTAGGCCTTATTTTTGGTCTGGTGGGAAATAGTTTTGCCTATTTACTTGGCTGGTTTAAACCTTACCTCAGTCAAAAGCTACCAAATCCTTATTTCCGGATTGCTTTTATCGGTGCTTTGTTATCTATCTGTCTGATGATTGGTCACGTCGGAAGATATAGTGGTCTAGGAACCAATTTGATTGCGGCAGCT
The genomic region above belongs to Streptococcus pyogenes and contains:
- a CDS encoding DHH family phosphoesterase, producing MITTFETILDKIKAHQTIIIHRHQNPDPDALGSQAGLKEIIAQNFPDKKVLMTGFDEPSLAWISQMDQVTDKDYKEALVIITDTANRPRIDDERYTLGKCLIKIDHHPNDDVYGDFYYVDTSASSASEIIADFAFSQNLTLSDKAAKLLYTGIVGDTGRFLYASTTSKTLSIASQLRHFEFDFAAISRQMDSFPLKIAKLQSYVFEHLTIDESGAAYVLVSQETLKHFDVTLAESSAIVCAPGKIDNVQAWAIFVELTDGNYRVRMRSKEKIINGIAKRHGGGGHPLASGANSANLEENQAIFRELIAVCQEI
- a CDS encoding flavodoxin — translated: MALAKIVYASMTGNTEEIADIVANKLQELGHDVDIDECTTVDASEFENADIAVVATYTYGDGDLPDEIVDFYEDLQDLDLEGKIYGVVGSGDTFYDYFCKSVDDFSEQFALTGAIKGAEPVKVDLAAEDEDIDRLEAFAEQLSQAVNNL
- a CDS encoding chorismate mutase, translated to MRLEKIRQEINGIDHHLVALLEKRMALVEQVTAYKLANHLPVLDQARENQILDRVSYLVKDQAFEPAIHETFKTIMSLSRQYQTQHLTGGDIND
- a CDS encoding voltage-gated chloride channel family protein, which encodes MIKSIATLPKPSLKEVLGLVGLALPIGGAVGVVDVIFGKGLLFLSEYRDHHLFLLLPFLALAGLVIVFLYDKLGKEVRQGMGLVFQVGHGQKNQIPPILIPLILFSTWVTHLFGASAGREGVAVQIGATISHYCRRFVTSQEAARHLLIMGMAAGFAGLFQTPIAAVVFALEVLLVGTLRYSALLPSLVAAYVASWTSHALGLEKFTIVLEETLTITPLTLVKLIGLGLIFGLVGNSFAYLLGWFKPYLSQKLPNPYFRIAFIGALLSICLMIGHVGRYSGLGTNLIAAAFSGQTILTYDWLLKMIVTVISLSAGFQGGEVTPLFAIGASLGIVLAPYLGLPVLLVAALGYTTVFGSATNTFWAPIFIGIEVFGPENALAYFVTSAAAYMVSHRHSIYSYQKVVMINLKDMTVNQMDLKK